Sequence from the Parvicella tangerina genome:
GGTCACAGAGTCATAGACTATAGTGCCATGTACTTTTTGGTTGATTTTATTGATCAGCTGGTAAGGATCTTTTTCTTGCATAACATGCATGGCCTCATATCGATTCACTTCATCAATGATGTCTACCATGGATGCGTTGACCTTATTTTCCAACTCATTTCTTCCCTGTTCAATAGCGCCATTGATCCAGTAGAACTGAATAAAGACAAGCCCAAGGAGCGCAATCCCTGAAATGATCGTAATGATGATAATGTAACTCTTCTGAAACAAATCTGTACTAATCTAAAACTCAAAAATAAAGTAGAAAGTATAGCTTTCAACGTTTGTTAACAGTATTTAACGCAAAAGAGCCTTTTTCTACGAAAGGTAGTATAAGTCACATAACTCGATTAGGATATTGCCGACTAGTTAAGTTCAGGTTATATTTGTGAATATTATTTAAGACAATGAAATACAACCTAAGTGAAATAACCGAAGTAATCCAGAACAGAAGAACCATCTTTCCAGAGCAATACTCTGAGCGTAAGGTGCATCGGGAGATCGTGGAGAAGATCCTGAATAATGCTGTTTGGGCTCCCTCTCATGGCATGACACAGCCGTGGAGGTTTAGAGTCTATATGAACGATCAATTAACGGAGCTAAGTGATTTTTTAAGTAATACTTACAAAGAATTTATTGGGGACAATTTTGATCAGGGAAAGTTCGACAAAATTAAGAGAAGACCCTTGTTAAGTTCTGCCGTTATCGTAGTGAATATGGCTCGTGATAAACGTGAAAAAATCTTAGAAATCGAGGAAGTAGAAGCGGTAGCATGTGCTGTTCAAAATATGTACTTGACAGCAACGGCTTACGGAATAGGAGGGTTTTGGTCGACTCCAAAATTTATTTACACAGACCTAGTGAAGGAGTTTTTTGAACTGGGAGAAAATGATAAGTGCCTTGGCATCTTTTACCTGGGATATCCCAAGGAAGAAATTGGTTGGCCAAAAGGACAAAGAAAGCCCATAGAGTACGTAACGAAATGGGTGGGAGAATAATCGGCAAAAAATTCTTGAGAAAGATTCATTATTCCAATGTCTGATTATATTTGTAAGACAAAACTATACACACATGAGAGAAGTACAATTCAGAGAAGCACTTAACGAAGCAATGAGTGAAGAAATGCGAAGAGACCGAGATGTCTTTTTGTTAGGGGAGGAAGTTGCTGAATATAATGGTGCTTATAAAGTGTCTCAGGGCATGCTGGATGAATTTGGCGCAGATCGAGTGATCGATACACCAATTGCAGAACTAGGTTTTGCTGGAATTGCCGTTGGAGCATCCATGAACGGGTTAAGACCAATCGTTGAATTCATGACCTGGAACTTTGCAATCCTTGCAGCTGATCAGATCATCAACTCGGCTGCGAAAATGCTGCAGATGTCTGGTGGTCAGTACGGTTGTCCGATTGTCTTTAGAGGAGGTAACGGACAAGCAGGTCAGTTAGCGGCTACGCACTCTCAAAGTTTTGAAGCATTTTATGCGCACGTACCTGGTTTGAAAGTGATCACACCTTCTAATCCAGCAGATGCTAAAGGACTATTGAAATCTGCTATTAGAGATAATGATCCTGTTGTTTTCTTGGAGTCTGAAAAGATGTATGGAGATAAGGGTATGATTCCAGAAGGAGAATACCTAACTCCAATCGGGAAAGCAGATATTAAAAGGAAAGGTTCTGATGTGACGATCGTCTCTTTCGGTAAGATCATCAAAGTTGCTTATGAAGCTGCTGACGTCTTAGCGAAGGAAGGCATCGAATGCGAGATCATCGACTTGAGAACGATCCGACCTATTGATTATGATACTGTGATTGAGTCGATTAAGAAAACGAATCGATGTGTGGTGGTAGAAGAGAGCTGGCCATTGGCTTCTATCTCTTCAGAATTAGCGTACTGGATCCAGCGATATGCATTTGATTTTATGGATGCGCCAGTTTACAGAGTTACGCAATCAGATACACCTTTTGCGTTCGCAAAACCATTGATTGAAGAGGCATTACCGAATGTTAAAAGAATTGTAGATGCGGTGAAAGCATCGATGTATGTGGCGTAAGTTGAGTATAAGATAATTGTAGAAAGGGAGCCAATGGTTCCCTTTTTTATTTGGTAAATAATCCCTTTCACTTAATTAGCCTAATAGATCCTTACAATTTAATTACATCCCATGACTGTTCAACAGCGCCTCTACATCCTTAATTAATGCTGATTGGTCATGATCAAAAGAAATACCTTGCCAGTTGGGTTCTTCAGAGAGTGAAAATGAATGTTCATTGCTCATGTTGAGTTGCAGCATGAACTTCGTTTGCTCCAACCATCTTTTGGCTTTGGTTTTCTTGTCTGCTGCTAATTCAACCTTAGCGTATTCAAGGAATAATTTTGCTAGATCGTTGAGATGATCATTCGTGAAATTTCGCGCTTCGAAGAATGCCTGCAACTCACCTTCTGGCAATTGCAAGAAGACGTCAATATCAATATTCAGTTCTTCTTTCAATGTTTGCGTAGTATGTTCTGAAGCAGTACCGATTTGTCCTTTGCTTTTCAGACTAAAGAAGGTATCCAGCATTTTGGTCAGTACCTTACCCAATTGCTCAATTTGATCCTTTATGAGGTCACGTCTTTTCATGGTCTAAATCGATATTCCGCCCAAACAGGTTCCGAAGCCAATGATTAACATAAAAATAGATGTGATCAGTTGGTAGTTTCCTTGTGATCTGAACTTAGCGTTACTATGAAACCGCCAGATGAAACCCACTATCAATCCAATAATGAAATGAGCCCCGACTGCTAGAATCATGAAAATTCCGAAACCTAAAACGACTGCTTCACCCTTTGCTCCAAAGCCAACCAATGCTCTCAGCAGGATACTATAAGTTAACATAATAATCAGATTGATTAAAAAGATTTTTGAAAAGGAGACATCATCCTCTGGAGGTTGGTCACTATCGATTAGATCTTCATTCATATAAAGCTATTTTTCCTGAGTGATTCAAGCTTCTTTTCCATCCCTTTACGATAAAATAAATTCATAGTTTCGAAGGGAATGATTTGCCCCTTTTCATTGACAATGTGAACACAAGATTTTTTAATTGCCCTTACGTCAAAATCATAGGCGTCCATAAAGTTCATGATAATTATCCTGAAGAGGTTATTATACCCTAAGTCTGGCGCAGATACGGACGGCAAGCAACAGAGTAATTGATTCATTTCTTTCGTGCTGAGCTCAGGTGAATTTCCTGTGCTAAATAATGCCAGTGCATGTTGGTGCAGTTCTGTATCTTGTTCATAAACTATGGTGTTTTTACCATTGTTGAGAAGTAATTCTGGGTCCACATAACGTGTCATTGGGATTACATCATTGTTTATTTTAAGTGCATACGCCATGATTAAAGCATCTGGGTTACATGGTACTGGAATAAGATCATTGCTATTAAAAATAGGAGATTGTTCCAGAATTAGTCGCCTGACCTCCGAGTTGGTAATCCGGTCTTTTGAAGGGTCAA
This genomic interval carries:
- a CDS encoding nitroreductase family protein yields the protein MKYNLSEITEVIQNRRTIFPEQYSERKVHREIVEKILNNAVWAPSHGMTQPWRFRVYMNDQLTELSDFLSNTYKEFIGDNFDQGKFDKIKRRPLLSSAVIVVNMARDKREKILEIEEVEAVACAVQNMYLTATAYGIGGFWSTPKFIYTDLVKEFFELGENDKCLGIFYLGYPKEEIGWPKGQRKPIEYVTKWVGE
- a CDS encoding pyruvate dehydrogenase complex E1 component subunit beta, coding for MREVQFREALNEAMSEEMRRDRDVFLLGEEVAEYNGAYKVSQGMLDEFGADRVIDTPIAELGFAGIAVGASMNGLRPIVEFMTWNFAILAADQIINSAAKMLQMSGGQYGCPIVFRGGNGQAGQLAATHSQSFEAFYAHVPGLKVITPSNPADAKGLLKSAIRDNDPVVFLESEKMYGDKGMIPEGEYLTPIGKADIKRKGSDVTIVSFGKIIKVAYEAADVLAKEGIECEIIDLRTIRPIDYDTVIESIKKTNRCVVVEESWPLASISSELAYWIQRYAFDFMDAPVYRVTQSDTPFAFAKPLIEEALPNVKRIVDAVKASMYVA